The sequence below is a genomic window from Acanthochromis polyacanthus isolate Apoly-LR-REF ecotype Palm Island chromosome 14, KAUST_Apoly_ChrSc, whole genome shotgun sequence.
ATCATCCTCCCTCCATTGCAGCCACATTGCATCATCCTGACAGTCAGAGGCTGGATGCACACGCTCCAGCCACAGCCTTCATCCAGCTGACCACAGCATTAAGCGTTCTTAGAATGACGAAGCCACACACCAAACAACCCCGGACAGCTTGGTTTGGAAGACATTATCACAGCGACTGTTCACATACCCAATCTTCTGACGGTGATGGTTACATAATTAGCTTGATCTTAAGGCATGTTACTAAAGGATTTCCTATTTAGAAGCACTGTTGATCACTTCCTTCTATAACAAACAACAAGCTCCGGACTGGCATGAGCCTCTTATGACATTTGACCTGATTGGACGGCGCACCATCAAGACTGAAATCTCATAGACTCCCTCTAACAGCACTTCCTTAAGTAAAGCCGAGTGCTGGAGAGTGGGAGGAATGCAGATAAAAAAACTGGCACAATTTCCATATCATAAGCATTGGCCTGTTGCTTCGGGATGTCCTCGTACTGCTTGTCAGATGTGAGCTGTTTGCATGCTGTAAAGCTCAGAAACTTCATATTATCTGCAGGCATCACAGCATAGAAAAGGTACTGCGACAGAAACTGCACCACAAACAGGATGCTACCAATGTTTAGGTGGCTCTCAAACAAACCTTCTAAAATTATTGTGATCGACAAGTAGCAGATTCATCCTAAAATAATGCAATGTTAGGCATATTTGACACTGTTCCACTACTAATTTACTGCATACAGTGACCTAGAACTTGACATAACTACTGCAGGAAATGAAAGGGATGCTCAAACTATACACACAGAGAACCACTCATGGGTGACTTATCAGTCGATTCAGTTATTTTTACTTCTGGTTTTAAACCACACACCAAAAACCTTAATATAATTtcttaactttttaaaaaaaataaaaattccccGTATATAACCAATATATTACAACTATTTTGTAATATTCTGAAAGGTGAAATTGATACTGataatagttttaaaaataaaggtcGACGGACAGAATTTTGGTTAGAATTGTATATTTTCATGTGGTATTATGTACTTTTAGCAACAGATGTGTGTATTTCTCCTACCACTGATCAAACAAATGAAACCCAACAAAGACCTGCTATTACTATGTAAAAAGGAAAACCATTAAGATTTATGATCATTCAGATGCTGCATTTTAATGGAGGTGAAAGGGTTACGGAAGTTTTTGATAAACTTCAAACACACTGAAGTCATTGTGTAGATAAGCCCCTCATGTTTCCTCTGCAAGTCTGCATACTGGTGTCTGATTCAGAGACTGCAAAGACTAGAGTGTCTGCCCCTGAACATGAGTTTATTTGAcataacattttctttttattttaaaaagtaaattcaGAAATAAAGATATAGTTCATTACTTTGCAGGTAGCTTATTTCTAACAGAATTACACATAGTAACATTCCCGACCTCAGTTCTTGATATTGGCAGTTGTTACCTATAATATACAGCAGACTGTATATCATAATGTCTTCCATGTAGTGCTGTAAAGGTGCTGTCAGTCACGCTTTGATGCAGAACATGGCATCCAGGAGGTTGTCTGTATGTCTGATCTGCGCTGTGTTGAAACCGTGGCTCTTGAGGAGCAGACTGTATTCtgttgcactcctctgtttccCCTCGCTCATGCTGAGGGCCTGTAGCAGCCCACGACTCGGCCCGCTTCTGTCTTCATCCAGAAAGATCTCGCTTAGCAGGAGTCCACAGCCTGGCGGCGTGACGTATATGCAGACACACAACTTTAGAGAACAGTGGTGGTTTTGTGCCCCCCTTACCTCCTTGCATCATATCACTTCAGACAAAGAATAAAGCATTGCATAAGCAATTTGGCATTTTGGCTTGACTTTGAACTCTCCAACTTTGTGCGAGGTgctgttttacattttgcaatAGCTGAATCTTTATCGGGGTCTAAATGAGTTGAAGACTGATAATAATATTTGATAACAGTGATTCTCAGCCTAGTCTCATTGAGGCCTGCGCCtctgcagattttcagtttaaccaaaccaaacagcagctgattttTATCACAATATGGAAGTAAGTGGtagataaaacataaaaaaaaaaaaaaacttgaactaGCACACAACTGAGAACATTCTCAGCAGATTTTACCTGGTTTGCACACATCTGCGATTTTACTCAACAGAATATGCAGTTTCTCATCAGTCAAGTCATGAAGAATTCTCGCCAGGATGTACAAGTCTGCTTTGGGCAGCTCATCCTGGAAAAAATCCCCTGTTGATGCAGCAAGGAAAAAGCCACAACTTTTAGTCTCAGCACGAGTTTACATTTATAGGATATTTGTCAATAACATCAGCTAATTACAAGGCATCATTCATCATTTAATCATTAAACATTAACGGTTAAAGTAGTATTTTTAGCACAGTTAAACACTGATAACTGACCTGCTACAAAGGAAACCCTGTTGTTTGACTGCAGCGGACGGAAACGTTCACTCAGCTCAACAACAGCAGGCAAGTCGAACACCGTCACAGACATTTCAGGATGGGCTTTGGTAAGCTCACAGGCCATGGTGCCGGTACATCCTGGAAACACAGAAAGATTAGATtaattgctgtatttttaaaagacaaaatatcaccTTCATATTCCTTTCTCACCTCCGAGGTCACAGGCTGTTTTATATCTGGAGAGGTCAAAAGCTGTTGCTACACTTTTCCCTGCAACTTTAGCAACGCTGTGCATGGCATTCATGAATCTCAGTTTGGCTTCTTGACTGTTGTGGAAAGTATcctataaataaacacaaataacaTATGATTGgtaacacatttttaacatgattTCATCCACACTGTATAAATATGATGCTGAACTTGAAAATAATCACCTCTTTGGGCTTCCTGCTGAAGACCTTCTCACGCTGGCTGTGTCCCTCCTCCACGGCACTTTCGAGGTGGGAGAAAAGGGGCCACAGCGTGTCGTCACAGTGTTGGATGTGTCCATGGAGGGAAAAACAAGAGTCTGATCGCAAAAGACTAGTGGCCAGATCTGTGTTTTCGTATGCTGGTGAAAGAAACATCAAGAAACACGTGATGTTCACTTTAAGTGTTGGAGCTCTGAGAGATATAAAGAAGTGAGCATCACAAACAGAGTTGAGTGCTGACTAACTTCTGTCTTTGCTCTTTAACAGTCCCAGAGACACACAGGCTTCCAGCAGACACTCGGTCCCTTTCACAGAGGCTTTGACCTCCTGGCCCACCTGTGCTGCATCCAGACCAGGCATTCTGTGTAGCAGGTCGAACACACGCAACCTGGATGCCGTAAAAAGTGCCTGGGGGAAGCAGAAGCAAAGTGTGATATGTGATAACAGACGATGAGAAGCGTATCTTGTCTGGCTCTTGAAACTGATGAAGACACACATGCAGAGTGACAACACTGTTCAGTGTCTGGTCATAACGAAACATACATAATTTCCTGTGTTTCACCTCGGTTACATACTACAGCACTATCTGCTCAATTGCAGGTCTGTTACTCAAATAAATGGCttaacattttggggaaatggGAAATTTTGCCTTGAAGAGTTAGATGTAAAGATCGATACTAACCTGTGACTCAAATATGAACAAACACCTCTTAAGCCACAAGTTTGCATGATTGCATGGGCTTTTCTGGCTGCTCTAGTTTCTTCCCACAGTCTAGAAACATGAACTGCTGACTCTGAACGAGCCACGTAGCTTAAACAGCGGACTGTCTTTATGCGTCTACACAGCCTCTAACCTAATGTCAGCAGactttaaaaatcagccttattatacaatactttttaatttaaaaaaagaaatagtaatAGTTGCATGAGAAAAAGCACTTGTAATCTCTCAGAACCTCAAGAACTCATTAGCCTTAACTGATTCATTAGGACTCGTTAGCTGATGatttctgcagcacaaacatGTCTTTGAGAAATGGCAGATGAGCGGAAGAGTTGAAGTCAAGGCGAGATCAGAAAGAAAGCTTTCATAATGCACTGCATGTCTGCGGAGCGGAAAGGCAAAGCAAAATCTTTATGCGACTGCCAAAATGCTGCAGGAAGGTCGAGTTAACACAGGAGTGGAGGGGCAGCATTCTACTCTGCAGCTTGTACAAAAAGGGTCTACATGGAAAACTCATCATAAGAAAACTGTAACTGATGCTTCGTTGCAAAGGCCTGAGCTAAGCGACGACAAAAGTAtgttcaaagaaaaacaaaaaagcatcatTCAATAGAAACAACAACTTGCCAAGAGTTAAGCATGGGTGtgtaaaattattatatttgcTGTGTGGGAACCACTAAACACTataaagatcactgaaagattcTATTTCACCAAATATCAGCAATTCTAGATGCAAATTTTTAATGTCTGTAGGGTTGGCTCGAATAGCAGTTActgggctccggatattcggcCCAGATTAATGACAAAtacccgaatattcgttccggtTCGCAACGTCCGCCCACTGCCTCTCAGTCACTAAACATGTAACCTCATCAAACGTCTGCACATAGCTATACGTCTCAGTTGTTTAATCAGTAGGAGTCTTGTGGTCCCACAAAACAGAAGAGACCACAGGAAGTCCCTGCAAGTGAGCATGAAATAATGTAGCACACAACTCCATGTGAAACCACAGCATGTTGGTTTGACGCTGCTATTTGTAGACAGTATAAAAGTAATTTATGAGCGTCATATTTGCTCTGCGATTTATACTGTGTGATTTTAACTGTGGGCTAGGCAGTCGATATACAGAGAGCCAGATGAGAGTAAGTGTATTTCCTTTCATAAAatgatgaatgattttttttaagctaaGTTACACATTTGTTGACATTTCACCCTGCAGAAGCCAGCTTCTCTCATAACGAACCTTAAGAGTTAATAATTTACTATAGCAGGTCATCACTTGGAGCTTAAACACATAGACACAAATTACCTTTGAGGCCTTGAATCCATCTATCAGTTCACTGATTCGCTCCAGGTCTTCTTTTCTAGGTTCACTGTCTTCATGTTCTGTCACATCACGCTCAATCAGCTGCTCACTCCTCGTTATCAGCGGTGATGTTGTATTCTCAGAGTTACAGAGCTTGGCTTCTCTGCCATCAGTATGTTTAGACAAGCTGTTGACCAACATCCAGGAACTCTGACTTACTTCGCGGTCACTGCCTTTCCGTTTCACCTATAAGAGAAGATTGCTTTGTATAAAAATAGCACACAGGTAACAGATTTTGCTCATAAGGTGAAAAGAACAAACCTTATGGGCCAGGCTGCAGTGGGTGTGATGTGTTTGACTGCTAGAGCTGCTGCTGGGTTTGGGAATGGATGAGGAGCCATGGCTGGACTGAGCTGGTACGCTGGGAGTGGGCTGGGAGAGTACTGGGGTGGGATGAGTGCCGTTGACACTCAGATGGACAGACTCACTCTTCTGGTCCGAGGAGGAAGTACAGTGGTTGTAAATAAGGCTTAGCTGTTTGCAGAAGTGGTTGAGTGGGAAACCCACAACATTAAGGAAGTCTCCGTGGACGTACTCCACCAGCATACCACCCAGAGCCTGAATACCATAGCCGCCAGCCTTGTCCctgacacaaaaacatctcATTGATACAGGAACATGTGGGCTATCACAGCACCTACTACACGTGTTATTCTTCAAATACACCCTTGCTGAGAACAGTTTAAATTTCTGCCTGCACTGACATTTCATATCGGGCGAGGCAAACACAGCTGGAACAAAATTAAGGCATCAAAGTCCAAACAGCAACAAGTTCATCAGTTTCCCAACCAGTTAAATGACCTCCATCGATTGAATGCTCAGCAAGGTTACTACAGCAAGAGCAATCAATAGCTTCTGCATAAATGAGAGTTCAAATGTTCACAACTTACATGGGCTCACCACTATTGATGTACTCCCACAGCATATCTTCTGAGAGATCAGCAAATTTCACCTTTGTTTCTTCGTAGAACTGTATCAACTGATAATCCACTTCTTCGTCTGGGGAGCAGGAAAGTTCAGACATGAAATGCTGATAAAACCATTCtatacacactaccagtcaaacgtttggacacactttctcattcaaatgaaggagaaagTGGGTCCAAACTTTTAACTGCTAGTGTATATTTAGGTAAATAGTGTCAAATCttacattactgcacagttTTCTGTATAAAAACTGAATTATCTCAGAGAAATTCAATAGTTCTAAAAGTGattcattatatttttttatagaaAATGAATTGCAAGTCTACATGTTACTGAGTTGTGACTTACTTTCTTTCTCGTGGCAGAGGACAATAGCTACACCAGTGTAGACACTGTGCTCTTTACCACTCaagctgaaagaaaaaagcaatgaCAGAGGACAAAAATTACACTAgattctgtctgtttctttgtttcttatGGTAATTCTGTCCACAATTCTAAACAATACTGACCTCGACAACATCCTGTAAGCATCATGTTTGTCCACTGGCTTCTCTAGAATCAAGCCATCCACAGTCTGAGGAAATGATGAACAACAACCAGAGAAGatattaaaaatcaaacaaacacataaagcATGGACTGcaaatgacaaacaaacactgtTTCTTTATCTTACCACAATTGTGTCTGCTCCAATCACTATGTCTGGAGTTTTCAGGTGTTTCTAACACAAATGAAGAGACACGATGCTCATTaatgtcactcttctggttaATTTAATCTGTGTTTCATACAAAAAGTAGCCGTACTCACAATGGGCATCCTCCTGGCCACCTCCAGGGCCTTCTGCTTGGCTGTCTCAACGGCATACTCATAAGGTGCTTTGAAAAGGCTCTTATCGAGGGTTTCTTTAAACCAGGATGGCACAACCTCAAAGCGCAAGCCCTGATTTGTGGAATCCCACAAACCGAAAATGAAATAGCCGTCATTGCTTTCATCAAGTCTGACATCGCTGTTATCAGATAAGCCTGTATTATTCATTCAGtgagcttgttttgtttttttaaacttcagacTAGATACAGgttgtttaaaataatgaaCAACCCtttaaataagtttaaaaagtgAGGTACTCTCTTTAGACTCCATGCATTAGatttaaacattcttttttcACAATGGAGACCTCATTTTGGACCTCATCTGTTACTTTGAACTGCCTGTAGTAACCAGCATTGCAGTAAATTAACTGACTCTTTGACAGTTTTATGCTtcttttcttggttttgttAGTGTACATTTGACTTCTTACCGTGGCTAAGTCAGATTTTTATACTATTTGTGTTTGTACACCTACATCGCTCAATGAACATTTATGTGAATGTGCATAGCTACACatataatcaaataaaatgaatgtgaaCCAGCTACATGTACCGGTATACAACAAATTAATCAATTTGGACCCACAGAAAGTCTTAAAATACactattttcttttccagacctttaaaaacatgcttttattaTTTCACATGACCAAAATAAAGAGTTTCTCATAGTGTAGAATTTTTTCATGTGATCCTTATATATTTATTGGTTTATGAAACTGACTGCAGATATGcctgcttctgtttttacactcacacacaataGCATGGCACCTTTTAAACCGTCGTGATCACAAGACTTGTGTCACCAAAAAGCAGAGTCATAGCCAAGATAATGGTGAGGACGTTTTAACCTAATTCACACTTGCATGCGTTTACAATCAACCTACATTCTATTAGCTTGATTAGGAAAACACATACCACATTGCGGAGTATCTCCAGTCGTCTGGGAGAAGCACTGGCCAGCACAACCAGTTTACCAGCAAGCTTGGAGATGACTGGGTTCAGCACCATGGTGGCCTTCTCCTCTGACAAAGTGAACAGAGTTAAACATTACAGTGGGGCCTCGTTTATGCCAGTAGAAAGGGAGCAAATGTTCATAGCAAACAGGCCAGTATAGTGCTGAATCTATTACTTAGCAAAATGATGAGCTTAACAGCAGTGAACTTCTCTAGCTTCTCCAGTTTGCAGGTTGTGTTTGACTTATATTAGACACCTTTGGAATTTGGACAAAAAAGTAGTTTGAGGATGCCACTTTGGGCTATGGGATTGTTTTCTAGCATTTTATGGTTTAAATTAATCAATCTATTGCTACAGTATGTTTTACTTGCAGCCCTTGGGAAAGTATTTTTCATGCACACATAATAATGAGCTACCATAAGTACTGCAGAGAAATCGTACTGTAAATTACTAAGCAATCTATCGCTTAATtgaatgaaaaagaacaaatttaaCACCTCTGAAAGCAGCTAAAGCTAGTCACGTAACGTCATACAACACGAATGTTTTAAACACATAAGAATTTGATACTAAATTCAACGTGAATATCTCGCAACTCTGCAGTCCCACTTCTGTTAACTTAGTGCTAGCAACACTAATTCATATTAGCTAACTTGAGTTCCGTGTATTTCCTTTAACTGCAAGTGCACGAAATGTTACCGTAACGTTAAATTAGTTTACCTCAAACAAGGACACATTACAGTGAACGGAAGTCAGTTTTAAATATGTTTCATGGTGTTACAATTGCTAGAAAATCAGTAGCTGCATCTCTTACCTGCACAAGTATGGAAACTGACAGAGCTCAGCTAGCTGCTTGCTCGGACGACCGACGTGACGGCGCTTACGTCATGACGTTTCATAAAGTAGGCGGGTCCAAAGTACAAAGCCATGATTTTATTCTATTGTTATTCTTAATACAGCTGCGGCTACTCATTGCAATAATAATGGATTTATTCtcacaatacaaaaaatatgaaagtTAAAATAAGAACAAGTTAAAAGGGTAAAGACATACAGTCATAATGACAGTGCAGACACATTTACAGACATGTATACACAGATCACAAAGAAAATGTTAACAGGTCTTCTATGTTTTGGCAGACAAGCATACAAAAAAGCACATTCAATTCACATTTCCTTTACATTTGTAAATGCTACATATTTTGTAAGAGGGCCTTGTGGAAGATATCACATTGTACTGGCGTTAAATGTATTTGTCATTAAttaaaacacaacatcacaCAAGAATAAGACACTTAGCTGCTGTCTATATACTATTATAAAACAAAGTGGTGTGAAAGGATGTTGAAATTGGCTCAATAAATGGTGTCGCAAAAGAGATTGACACACTTTGGTCAACCCTTCAACACACACTTTCTCCCACACACTTCCTTTCTCAAgtcttttctctttcattccCCTTCTAACTCTCTTCATGTGGCCGTTTTGTAATCAAAGATGTTGTTGTGCTCTCTGTCCTGACCTTCGAGTACTCATTGTGCAAACTTTCTTTATGCTCCAGCTTCACTGAGTCTGCGCTACTCAGGCTATGC
It includes:
- the asmtl gene encoding probable bifunctional dTTP/UTP pyrophosphatase/methyltransferase protein, giving the protein MVLNPVISKLAGKLVVLASASPRRLEILRNVGLRFEVVPSWFKETLDKSLFKAPYEYAVETAKQKALEVARRMPIKHLKTPDIVIGADTIVTVDGLILEKPVDKHDAYRMLSSLSGKEHSVYTGVAIVLCHEKENEEVDYQLIQFYEETKVKFADLSEDMLWEYINSGEPMDKAGGYGIQALGGMLVEYVHGDFLNVVGFPLNHFCKQLSLIYNHCTSSSDQKSESVHLSVNGTHPTPVLSQPTPSVPAQSSHGSSSIPKPSSSSSSQTHHTHCSLAHKVKRKGSDREVSQSSWMLVNSLSKHTDGREAKLCNSENTTSPLITRSEQLIERDVTEHEDSEPRKEDLERISELIDGFKASKALFTASRLRVFDLLHRMPGLDAAQVGQEVKASVKGTECLLEACVSLGLLKSKDRTYENTDLATSLLRSDSCFSLHGHIQHCDDTLWPLFSHLESAVEEGHSQREKVFSRKPKEDTFHNSQEAKLRFMNAMHSVAKVAGKSVATAFDLSRYKTACDLGGCTGTMACELTKAHPEMSVTVFDLPAVVELSERFRPLQSNNRVSFVAGDFFQDELPKADLYILARILHDLTDEKLHILLSKIADVCKPGCGLLLSEIFLDEDRSGPSRGLLQALSMSEGKQRSATEYSLLLKSHGFNTAQIRHTDNLLDAMFCIKA